In Flavobacterium sp. CBA20B-1, one DNA window encodes the following:
- a CDS encoding MbnP family protein, giving the protein MKNNKKAIIAFFASSLFLTACNSDDSSSIIEENTFGDAELYFDNGVNGDKLILGNSYKNSNGETLTINRFNYIISNVILIKADGTEYVYPKAKSYFVVSEEADLHTISLENIPAGDYVKVKFGLGVDNQRYLEGETAQQEFWNYAASHNLTWTWSTGYRFINFEGTFTPATAAKHEDPAHEEPGTGTPGMYNFQIHQGSNTATDNYREITLNLPTTARVRKGDKPSIHIITDANKIADGTNKIVLKDNLNAAGTNASIMGGENLIKIAENTLQMFTVDHVHNGGGTQH; this is encoded by the coding sequence ATGAAAAATAATAAAAAAGCAATCATAGCGTTTTTCGCATCTAGTTTATTTCTAACAGCATGTAACAGCGACGACAGTTCATCAATCATTGAAGAAAACACATTTGGCGATGCCGAGTTGTATTTTGATAATGGTGTGAACGGTGACAAACTTATTTTGGGCAATTCTTACAAAAATTCAAACGGCGAAACATTAACTATTAACCGTTTCAACTATATCATTAGTAATGTGATATTGATCAAGGCAGACGGAACCGAATATGTGTATCCAAAAGCAAAAAGCTATTTTGTGGTGAGCGAAGAAGCCGATTTGCACACAATTAGTTTAGAAAACATTCCAGCAGGCGACTACGTAAAAGTAAAATTTGGTTTGGGGGTTGATAACCAACGTTATTTAGAAGGCGAAACCGCTCAGCAAGAGTTTTGGAACTATGCTGCAAGTCATAACTTAACATGGACATGGAGCACTGGGTATCGTTTTATTAATTTTGAAGGAACATTTACCCCTGCAACTGCTGCAAAACATGAAGATCCAGCGCATGAAGAACCAGGTACTGGAACACCAGGAATGTATAACTTTCAAATTCACCAAGGCAGCAACACCGCTACCGATAATTACCGTGAAATTACGCTAAACTTACCAACCACAGCACGCGTGCGAAAAGGCGACAAACCAAGCATACACATTATAACCGATGCCAATAAAATTGCAGACGGAACCAATAAAATTGTTTTAAAAGACAATTTAAATGCAGCTGGAACCAATGCAAGCATCATGGGCGGTGAAAACCTAATTAAAATTGCAGAAAACACACTGCAAATGTTTACAGTAGATCACGTGCACAACGGCGGTGGTACACAGCATTAA
- the trmD gene encoding tRNA (guanosine(37)-N1)-methyltransferase TrmD, whose protein sequence is MRIDIITVLPELIKSPFEASILKRAIAKGLVEVHFHNLRDYSTNKHKNVDDYQFGGGAGMVMSIEPIDKCITKLKAERTYDEIIYMTPDGETLNQQIANSLSMVENIIILCGHYKGVDQRVRDHFITREISIGDYVLSGGELGAAVLCDTIIRLIPGVLSNETSALTDSFQDNLLAPPIYTRPAEYNGWKVPDILLSGNFPEIEKWREDKAYEHTQNRRPDLLDRD, encoded by the coding sequence ATGCGTATTGATATTATAACTGTTTTACCCGAATTAATTAAAAGTCCGTTTGAAGCATCGATTTTAAAAAGAGCCATTGCGAAAGGTTTGGTAGAAGTGCATTTTCATAATTTACGAGATTACAGTACCAATAAGCATAAAAATGTTGACGATTACCAGTTTGGCGGCGGTGCAGGAATGGTGATGAGCATTGAACCGATTGATAAATGCATTACCAAACTGAAAGCCGAACGTACGTACGATGAAATTATTTACATGACACCCGATGGCGAAACGTTGAACCAGCAAATTGCCAACAGCCTATCTATGGTTGAAAACATTATTATTCTTTGTGGCCATTACAAAGGCGTTGACCAACGTGTGCGCGATCATTTTATTACAAGAGAAATATCGATTGGCGATTATGTACTTTCGGGCGGTGAATTGGGTGCTGCCGTTTTGTGCGATACCATTATTAGATTGATACCCGGTGTTTTATCAAACGAAACCTCTGCCCTAACCGACAGTTTTCAGGATAATTTACTGGCTCCGCCCATTTACACACGTCCGGCTGAATACAACGGATGGAAAGTGCCTGATATCTTGTTAAGTGGAAATTTCCCTGAAATTGAAAAATGGCGTGAAGATAAAGCCTACGAACACACGCAAAACCGCAGACCCGATTTGTTAGATAGAGATTAA
- a CDS encoding DUF4184 family protein, whose protein sequence is MPFTFSHPAIILPLTYLPKRWFSYWGDGETDHSKVPPYTVRFVLLVFVIILLYELLKYLYYLIIH, encoded by the coding sequence GTGCCTTTTACATTTTCACATCCAGCAATAATTCTACCGCTCACCTATTTACCTAAACGATGGTTTTCGTATTGGGGCGATGGAGAAACAGATCATTCGAAAGTTCCACCTTATACTGTTAGATTTGTATTGTTAGTGTTCGTAATAATTTTGTTATATGAACTACTTAAATACTTGTATTATCTGATAATACATTGA
- a CDS encoding helix-turn-helix domain-containing protein, with the protein MQIGNIPVCTIDMFAGNAHDFWMGSVDDALKNPVFRLAHQARFYMVFINENASGTIAINNQSYVLSDFQIAVVKPNSINQIDCKTTSNSQVICFTEAFFSLRYHENMLDQFSFLENENAAFISVSSQCFYSLKEMVGLAEKEFLSNKKDALKALRSYLNIILIEINRNYKPLKVSISQGFAKDKALKFQQLIKMHAHENALPSFYADKLHISTNYLNRISKQHFGVSAGAFIRNHIILESKRILHFTSLTVSEIAFQLGFDHVSYFSAFFKKETGETPEQFRKSK; encoded by the coding sequence ATGCAGATAGGTAATATACCCGTTTGTACTATTGACATGTTTGCTGGCAACGCCCACGATTTTTGGATGGGTTCTGTTGATGATGCACTAAAAAATCCGGTGTTTCGTTTGGCACATCAAGCTCGGTTTTATATGGTGTTTATCAACGAGAATGCCAGTGGAACAATTGCGATTAACAATCAATCGTATGTTTTAAGCGATTTTCAAATTGCCGTTGTAAAACCAAATAGTATCAACCAAATAGATTGTAAAACAACTTCAAATAGCCAAGTAATTTGTTTTACAGAAGCCTTTTTTTCGTTGCGTTATCACGAAAATATGTTGGATCAATTTTCTTTTCTAGAAAATGAAAACGCTGCATTTATCTCGGTTTCTAGTCAATGCTTTTATTCATTAAAAGAGATGGTTGGTCTTGCCGAAAAAGAATTTTTATCAAACAAAAAAGATGCTTTAAAAGCGTTGCGTTCATATCTCAATATCATTTTAATTGAAATCAACCGAAACTACAAACCTTTAAAAGTTTCTATATCTCAAGGTTTTGCCAAAGATAAGGCCTTAAAGTTTCAACAGTTAATAAAAATGCACGCTCATGAAAATGCGTTGCCATCGTTTTATGCCGATAAATTACATATAAGCACTAATTATTTAAACCGAATCAGCAAACAACATTTTGGCGTGTCGGCAGGTGCTTTTATCCGAAATCATATTATTTTAGAATCAAAACGAATTTTACACTTTACTAGTTTAACGGTTAGTGAAATAGCTTTTCAGTTAGGATTTGATCATGTTTCCTATTTCAGTGCCTTTTTTAAAAAGGAAACAGGAGAAACGCCAGAACAATTTAGAAAATCAAAGTAA
- a CDS encoding transporter, with product MKKIIVFLLLVHQTVYSQFTANLFTDSQQSNTYFLEDCDACGCSASGGSMGFNSLIGEKFVGVRYMFQSYKSKDGVFNNSPWIDENFNTVQLWARVPVTQNTELMVLAPYHFLNRVKTTENQSLSGVGDVTIMGFYNVLQTKNDSATIQQKLLIGAGVKAPTGSFDNKNNGSINPSFQLGTGSWDYSLATEHIIRFKKYGLNTNLSYIFKTENEKNYQFGNQFNYGTSLFFNTNFNDIAFVPQLGVAGETYQANKEFSEEVPRTAGDIFFGKIGVEVGYKKISAGVNAMLPISQNLTGGRVEANYRLAFNINYVL from the coding sequence ATGAAAAAAATAATTGTATTTCTGTTGCTTGTTCACCAAACGGTTTACAGTCAATTTACCGCTAATTTATTCACTGATTCACAGCAATCAAATACCTATTTTTTGGAAGATTGCGATGCTTGTGGCTGCTCTGCGAGCGGAGGTAGTATGGGGTTCAACTCCTTAATTGGCGAAAAATTTGTTGGTGTGCGTTATATGTTTCAAAGCTACAAAAGCAAAGACGGGGTTTTTAATAATTCTCCGTGGATTGATGAGAATTTCAACACAGTTCAACTCTGGGCACGTGTTCCCGTTACCCAAAATACCGAATTGATGGTTTTAGCTCCGTATCATTTTTTAAACCGTGTTAAAACTACTGAAAATCAAAGTCTAAGCGGTGTGGGCGATGTAACCATTATGGGGTTTTATAATGTATTGCAAACCAAGAACGATTCGGCAACCATTCAGCAAAAACTATTAATCGGTGCAGGAGTAAAAGCACCAACAGGAAGTTTTGATAATAAAAACAACGGCAGTATTAATCCTAGTTTTCAGTTAGGAACCGGAAGTTGGGATTACAGTTTGGCAACCGAACACATCATTCGTTTCAAAAAATACGGACTCAACACCAATTTAAGTTACATCTTTAAGACCGAAAATGAAAAAAATTATCAATTTGGAAATCAATTCAATTATGGCACCTCACTTTTCTTCAACACCAATTTTAATGATATAGCTTTTGTGCCGCAATTGGGTGTTGCCGGAGAAACTTATCAAGCCAACAAAGAATTTAGCGAAGAAGTACCAAGAACTGCAGGCGACATATTCTTTGGAAAAATAGGGGTAGAGGTAGGTTACAAAAAAATTTCTGCCGGGGTGAATGCCATGTTGCCAATCAGTCAAAATTTAACAGGAGGTAGGGTAGAAGCAAATTACCGTTTGGCGTTTAATATCAATTATGTGCTGTAA
- a CDS encoding cytochrome-c peroxidase: MFYSKFFKKAAGVLLVCVFMSCSADEAYEDIPADSLFPLEIPANFPSIKQDISNNMPTQNGVALGRKLFYDSRLSRNNTISCAFCHEQQSAFTHHGHDLSHGIDNLTGTRNAPSVQNMIFQTEYFYDGASNSIQMLSIVPIHNPVEMDENFPAIIEKLKQDPTYVKMFQSAFSNGEVSSANMLNALAQFMTIMISADSKYDKYVRNEPGGDFTNQELQGLALFENNCASCHATDVFTDNSFRNNGLPPNPKLDDLGRELVTGFPEDRYKFKVPSLRNVALTAPYMHDGRFGSLQSVLNFYTDGVQNTPNLDPFMQQHQKLGIPLTAEEKEALIAFLKTLTDEAFITNPLFYHKT, from the coding sequence ATGTTTTATAGTAAATTTTTCAAGAAAGCAGCTGGTGTTTTGTTGGTTTGTGTTTTTATGTCATGCAGTGCCGATGAGGCGTATGAAGATATTCCGGCAGACAGTTTATTTCCGTTAGAAATTCCGGCTAATTTTCCTTCGATAAAGCAAGATATTTCTAATAATATGCCCACACAAAACGGAGTGGCATTGGGGAGAAAATTGTTTTACGATTCGCGGTTGTCTCGCAACAATACCATTTCGTGTGCTTTTTGTCATGAACAGCAAAGTGCATTTACACATCACGGACACGATTTAAGTCATGGTATCGATAATTTAACCGGCACACGCAATGCACCATCGGTTCAAAACATGATTTTTCAAACCGAATATTTTTACGACGGTGCATCTAACAGTATCCAAATGCTGTCTATTGTTCCTATTCACAATCCGGTGGAGATGGACGAGAATTTTCCTGCCATTATTGAAAAGTTAAAGCAAGATCCAACGTATGTGAAAATGTTTCAATCGGCATTTTCTAATGGCGAAGTAAGCTCTGCAAATATGTTAAACGCCTTGGCACAATTCATGACCATTATGATTTCTGCCGATTCAAAATACGATAAATATGTTCGAAATGAACCGGGTGGAGATTTTACAAACCAAGAATTGCAAGGGTTGGCATTGTTTGAAAACAATTGTGCTTCGTGTCATGCAACCGATGTTTTTACCGATAATTCGTTTAGAAACAACGGTTTGCCGCCCAATCCCAAATTAGATGATTTAGGCAGAGAACTTGTTACGGGATTTCCTGAAGATCGATATAAATTTAAAGTGCCAAGTTTGCGAAACGTAGCCCTAACAGCACCTTATATGCACGATGGGCGTTTTGGATCGTTACAATCGGTGTTGAATTTTTATACCGATGGCGTTCAAAACACACCCAATTTGGATCCATTCATGCAGCAACATCAAAAATTAGGTATTCCGCTCACGGCTGAAGAAAAAGAAGCATTGATTGCCTTTTTAAAAACCTTGACCGATGAAGCGTTTATTACCAATCCACTTTTTTATCACAAAACTTAA
- a CDS encoding peptidylprolyl isomerase, with translation MDNGIYAKFTTPKGEIVVKLTHDKTPGTVGNFVALAEGNLENTARSQGKPYYDGLTFHRVISDFMIQGGDPTGTGSGGPGYKFDDEFHPELKHDKPGILSMANAGPGTNGSQFFITHIATPWLDNNHTVFGHVVEGQDVVDAVEPGDKMDKVEIIRVGNEAEKWNAVEAFRTFEGSRLKRLAEEKANVEAELDKIAAGFQKTDSGLRYQYIQRGSGKQAAKGSKVAVHYKGQLTNGQVFDDSYKRKQPIEFNVGVGQVIEGWDEGILLLNVGDKARFVIPSHLGYGSRGAGGVIPPNATLIFDVELVDVK, from the coding sequence ATGGATAACGGTATATACGCAAAATTCACCACGCCAAAAGGTGAAATAGTAGTAAAATTAACACATGATAAAACGCCGGGTACAGTTGGAAACTTTGTAGCTTTGGCAGAAGGAAACTTAGAAAACACTGCTCGTTCACAAGGAAAACCGTATTACGACGGATTAACTTTTCACCGTGTAATCAGCGATTTTATGATTCAAGGGGGCGATCCAACAGGTACTGGTTCTGGTGGTCCGGGGTATAAGTTTGATGATGAGTTTCATCCGGAATTAAAACACGATAAGCCTGGAATTCTTTCTATGGCAAACGCAGGGCCTGGCACAAACGGTTCGCAGTTTTTCATTACACACATTGCAACGCCTTGGTTGGATAACAACCATACCGTTTTTGGTCATGTGGTTGAAGGACAAGATGTTGTAGATGCGGTGGAACCGGGCGATAAAATGGATAAAGTGGAAATTATTCGTGTGGGCAATGAAGCAGAAAAATGGAATGCAGTGGAAGCTTTCAGAACTTTTGAAGGATCTCGTTTAAAAAGATTGGCAGAAGAAAAAGCAAATGTCGAAGCAGAATTGGATAAAATTGCAGCAGGATTTCAAAAAACAGATAGCGGTTTGCGTTACCAATATATTCAAAGAGGATCAGGTAAACAAGCTGCAAAAGGAAGTAAAGTAGCGGTTCATTACAAAGGACAATTAACCAACGGACAAGTTTTTGATGATTCATACAAACGCAAACAACCAATTGAATTTAATGTAGGCGTTGGTCAAGTAATTGAAGGTTGGGATGAAGGAATTCTTTTGTTAAACGTTGGTGATAAAGCGCGTTTTGTAATTCCATCACATTTAGGATACGGTTCGCGTGGTGCAGGGGGCGTAATTCCACCAAATGCCACATTAATTTTTGATGTGGAGTTGGTTGATGTTAAATAA